The following are encoded together in the bacterium genome:
- a CDS encoding GNAT family N-acetyltransferase codes for MKDITVYNNCPVYESDHFRLRLVDENDAHDLLECYSDPSAVRLMNADNCTCDFYFQTPDEMQDSIREWIGSYKQCDFIRFSIIDRHSDKAVGTIEMFDKTQDIGILRLDLRSTYEKSEHLLEIIELSTEKFYEAFGVKKILTKAIAEAAERIGALDSCGYTNIVMPRGNILWTWIDGKKVRDRKLMPYGDYYVHEKC; via the coding sequence GTGAAAGATATTACAGTCTATAACAATTGTCCGGTTTACGAATCCGATCATTTCAGGCTTCGATTGGTCGATGAGAATGATGCACATGATCTGCTCGAATGCTATTCCGATCCATCTGCAGTCCGATTGATGAACGCAGATAACTGCACATGCGATTTTTATTTCCAAACGCCGGACGAGATGCAGGATTCAATTCGGGAATGGATAGGATCATATAAGCAATGTGATTTTATTCGATTTTCCATCATCGACAGACACTCCGATAAAGCCGTCGGCACGATCGAGATGTTCGACAAGACCCAGGACATCGGCATTCTTCGTCTTGACCTGCGCTCGACATACGAAAAGAGTGAACATCTGCTTGAGATCATCGAACTATCGACTGAGAAATTTTATGAGGCGTTCGGAGTAAAGAAAATCCTGACAAAAGCCATTGCGGAAGCTGCGGAACGCATCGGTGCATTGGACTCTTGCGGTTATACCAACATAGTTATGCCGCGTGGTAATATTCTGTGGACTTGGATCGATGGAAAGAAAGTGCGCGACCGCAAACTCATGCCTTACGGCGATTACTATGTGCATGAGAAGTGCTAG